In Daphnia pulicaria isolate SC F1-1A chromosome 5, SC_F0-13Bv2, whole genome shotgun sequence, a single genomic region encodes these proteins:
- the LOC124341174 gene encoding guanine nucleotide-binding protein G(o) subunit alpha-like isoform X1: protein MGCLFSAEAIVAAKILNATLSRKDVIMLQAGFSGSGRDTIFKQLKIIHGGGFSSDEIKDYRPYIYQNAIYSLEEILKAMPELGISFVNKELEIDAKMVMDARPWGMKSFSEELVAPMKRLWIDLGVQECFALRSNEYKLKYSVKYFLENLDRLAAKDYKPTGQDILRTQTLKCFDSVNVSLKSLDVILFKCRHRCGGAPLSREAYFKNATTMIYCVNMSEYDNNELNHGDGCKNAMHEDLEYFDIYCNAFRNISSIVLLLNKKDIFQEKIKKTPLTICFPEYTGAQEYEEAAAYIQAQFEAKNKLTYKKIYCYKTCGIDTADIQFVFDAVADVIIANNPKSLPPEQFNGFRAFGFYKLGFSRSNKKMEWNKTNNP, encoded by the exons ATGGGTTGCCTCTTCTCAGCAGAGGCCATAGTTGCGGCCAAAATATTAAATGCCACTCTATCTCGGAAAGATGTCATCATGCTTCAAG CAGGTTTTTCCGGTTCTGGCAGAGATACAATTTTCAAACAACTGAA AATAATTCACGGAGGCGGCTTCTCATCGGATGAAATTAAAGACTATCGGCCATACATATACCAAAATGCTATTTATTCATTGGAAGAAATCCTAAAGGCCATGCCTGAGTTGGGCATCTCCTTCGTCAACAAAGAGTTAGAG ATTGATGCCAAGATGGTGATGGACGCCCGGCCTTGGGGCATGAAGTCATTCTCCGAAGAATTGGTGGCCCCCATGAAACGACTGTGGATCGATTTGGGTGTTCAAGAATGCTTCGCTCTGAGATCTAATGAATACAAACTAAAGTATTCTGTTAAATA CTTTTTGGAAAATCTGGATCGATTGGCAGCCAAGGATTACAAACCCACGGGACAGGATATTTTAAGAACTCAAACATTAAAGTGCTTTGACAGCGTTAACGTTTCATTAAAAAGCCTCGATGTCAT ATTGTTCAAATGCAGACATCGCTGTGGTGGGGCGCCGCTAAGCCGAGAGGCTTACTTTAAGAACGCGACGACCATGATCTATTGCGTGAACATGTCTGAATACGATAATAATGAGCTCAATCATGGAGATGGATGCAAA AATGCAATGCACGAGGATTTGGAATATTTTGACATATATTGCAATGCATTTCGTAACATATCTTCCATCGTCCTcctattaaacaaaaaagatatctttcaagagaaaataaaaaaaactcctCTGACAATCTGCTTCCCAGAGTACACAG GTGCGCAAGAGTACGAAGAAGCGGCGGCCTACATCCAGGCCCAATTTGAAGCTAAGAACAAATTGACgtataaaaaaatctattgtTACAAAACGTGTGGCATAGACACGGCCGACATTCAGTTCGTGTTTGACGCCGTCGCTGACGTAATCATCGCCAACAATCCTAAATCGCTGCCACCTGAGCAATTTAACGGTTTTCGAGCATTCGGATTTTATAAGCTAGGGTTCTCGAGGTCAAACAAGAAGATGGAATGGAATAAAACGAATAATCCATAG
- the LOC124341174 gene encoding guanine nucleotide-binding protein G(o) subunit alpha-like isoform X2 has translation MGCLFSAEAIVAAKILNATLSRKDVIMLQGFSGSGRDTIFKQLKIIHGGGFSSDEIKDYRPYIYQNAIYSLEEILKAMPELGISFVNKELEIDAKMVMDARPWGMKSFSEELVAPMKRLWIDLGVQECFALRSNEYKLKYSVKYFLENLDRLAAKDYKPTGQDILRTQTLKCFDSVNVSLKSLDVILFKCRHRCGGAPLSREAYFKNATTMIYCVNMSEYDNNELNHGDGCKNAMHEDLEYFDIYCNAFRNISSIVLLLNKKDIFQEKIKKTPLTICFPEYTGAQEYEEAAAYIQAQFEAKNKLTYKKIYCYKTCGIDTADIQFVFDAVADVIIANNPKSLPPEQFNGFRAFGFYKLGFSRSNKKMEWNKTNNP, from the exons ATGGGTTGCCTCTTCTCAGCAGAGGCCATAGTTGCGGCCAAAATATTAAATGCCACTCTATCTCGGAAAGATGTCATCATGCTTCAAG GTTTTTCCGGTTCTGGCAGAGATACAATTTTCAAACAACTGAA AATAATTCACGGAGGCGGCTTCTCATCGGATGAAATTAAAGACTATCGGCCATACATATACCAAAATGCTATTTATTCATTGGAAGAAATCCTAAAGGCCATGCCTGAGTTGGGCATCTCCTTCGTCAACAAAGAGTTAGAG ATTGATGCCAAGATGGTGATGGACGCCCGGCCTTGGGGCATGAAGTCATTCTCCGAAGAATTGGTGGCCCCCATGAAACGACTGTGGATCGATTTGGGTGTTCAAGAATGCTTCGCTCTGAGATCTAATGAATACAAACTAAAGTATTCTGTTAAATA CTTTTTGGAAAATCTGGATCGATTGGCAGCCAAGGATTACAAACCCACGGGACAGGATATTTTAAGAACTCAAACATTAAAGTGCTTTGACAGCGTTAACGTTTCATTAAAAAGCCTCGATGTCAT ATTGTTCAAATGCAGACATCGCTGTGGTGGGGCGCCGCTAAGCCGAGAGGCTTACTTTAAGAACGCGACGACCATGATCTATTGCGTGAACATGTCTGAATACGATAATAATGAGCTCAATCATGGAGATGGATGCAAA AATGCAATGCACGAGGATTTGGAATATTTTGACATATATTGCAATGCATTTCGTAACATATCTTCCATCGTCCTcctattaaacaaaaaagatatctttcaagagaaaataaaaaaaactcctCTGACAATCTGCTTCCCAGAGTACACAG GTGCGCAAGAGTACGAAGAAGCGGCGGCCTACATCCAGGCCCAATTTGAAGCTAAGAACAAATTGACgtataaaaaaatctattgtTACAAAACGTGTGGCATAGACACGGCCGACATTCAGTTCGTGTTTGACGCCGTCGCTGACGTAATCATCGCCAACAATCCTAAATCGCTGCCACCTGAGCAATTTAACGGTTTTCGAGCATTCGGATTTTATAAGCTAGGGTTCTCGAGGTCAAACAAGAAGATGGAATGGAATAAAACGAATAATCCATAG
- the LOC124341201 gene encoding uncharacterized protein LOC124341201, giving the protein MQSCCILFSALVGACLVLVPGNAKAENEQIQFLLPPINPGDAPQPMSAVDESNEEDKKLLLPLLALKPLVIASGLLAGNKLQKKKPSTPRPNNSVPPAENTVLVSIGDETDDQKEDTLEEEARKLLLPLLTLKPLLFASILAGSKLPASSIPKPGIGFTITKHESATTSPPVTTTPASTTTTTTQKPTSNTTTTPPIDNTCVSLNGFPCYRLPSGCVCLVSTQKPWIDAYNYCAANGRKLISIPNVARQLEISTYLPSVIGKDKVDIFSYIGFWTSGIYALTAYTWASIPQYFTYTNWIVGNPDITNLPRATCIRAAPAESYKWDDIDCGQFLPFICE; this is encoded by the exons ATGCAAAGCTGCTGCATCTTGTTCTCCGCTCTGGTTGGCGCTTGTCTCGTCTTGGTTCCTG gaAACGCCAAGGCAGAAAATGAGCAGATTCAATTCTTGTTACCTCCTATTAACCCTGGCGACGCACCTCAGCCAATGTCAGCCGTGGATGAGTCAAATGAGGAGGACAAGAAATTATTGCTACCCTTGCTGGCACTCAAGCCGCTTGTGATTGCTAGTGGTTTGTTGGCGGGTAACAAGTTGCAGAAAAAGAAGCCCTCCACTCCCCGACCAAATAACTCGGTCCCACCCGCCGAAAACACTGTACTGGTGTCCATAGGTGATGAGACTGATGACCAAAAAGAAGACACACTCGAAGAAGAGGCCAGGAAATTGTTGCTGCCACTTTTGACTCTGAAGCCACTGCTGTTTGCTAGCATATTGGCTGGTAGCAAATTACCTGCCAGTTCCATCCCGAAACCGGGAATTGGCTTTACGATAACCAAACACGAGTCGGCCACAACCAGCCCACCTGTAACCACTACTCCCGCATCAACTACGACCACGACCACGCAAAAACCTACGTCGAACACAACGACAACACCACCTATTGATAATA CTTGTGTCTCTCTCAACGGTTTCCCGTGCTATCGCTTGCCGTCCGGCTGCGTCTGTCTGGTCAGTACCCAAAAGCCGTGGATTGATGCGTATAATTACTGCGCGGCCAACGGTCGCAAACTAATCAGCATTCCGAATGTGGCCAGGCAGCTAGAGATCAGCACTTACCTGCCTTCTGTGATCGGAAAAG ATAAAGTCGATATCTTTTCATACATTGGTTTCTGGACGTCTGGAATCTACGCGTTGACTGCCTACACCTGGGCCAGCATTCCACAGTACTTTACTTACACTAACTGGATTGTGGGCAACCCAGACATCACTAATCTACCCAGAGCGACTTGCATCCGTGCAGCCCCCGCCGAGAGCTACAAATGGGATGACATCGATTGTGGACAGTTTTTACCTTTCATCTGTGAATAA
- the LOC124340701 gene encoding uncharacterized protein LOC124340701 gives MASLVTFWLTSFLVLIGENLAIPVEEPHGVDLLSALKRGNPLMSFTTKTSTVTRTEVTTHWLPSVICAKLVNVTGQCRLQPQGNAEDGRIYQMEQPEVLTFDDDMDEADVLVQLQPTITLKVEPTDMPVNLESNSNMRLEASWTDPAQKDGTESPDKSGLAESIRAYFKVITIEKVTVTETAVTFLPSTTKTIFIMKCTPRPFTVSICSRGPRGPRQEME, from the exons ATGGCCAGCCTTGTTACCTTTTGGTTAACAAGTTTCCTAGTGTTGATTGGAGAAAATCTGGCCATCCCAGTTGAGGAACCTCACGGAGTCGACTTGCTGTCGGCTCTCAAAAGGGGCAACCCGCTGATGAGTTTCACGACGAAGACGTCGACGGTGACCCGGACCGAAGTGACGACGCATTGGCTTCCGTCCGTCATTTGTGCAAAGCTCGTCAACGTGACTGGACA ATGCCGACTTCAACCACAAGGAAATGCTGAAGACGGCCGCATCTACCAAATGGAACAGCCAGAGGTACTCACTTTTGATGACGACATGGACGAGGCCGACGTTCTTGTACAACTTCAACCAACGATAACGCTCAA AGTGGAGCCAACAGACATGCCGGTTAATTTGGAGTCGAATTCAAACATGAGATTGGAAGCCTCTTGGACGGACCCTGCCCAAAAGGATGGCACAGAGAGTCCCGATAAATCGGGTTTAGCTGAATCCATTCGGGCATATTTCAAAGTGATAACAATCGAAAAAGTGACCGTGACGGAGACAGCTGTAACTTTCCTGCCGTCTACTACCAAAACCATTTTCATCATGAAATGCACGCCCAGGCCTTTCACGGTTAGCATTTGCTCAAGGGGACCGAGAGGACCAAGGCAAGAAATGGAGTGA